Sequence from the Sphingomonas koreensis genome:
ATTGTGCATTCGCTCGACGAGGTGAACCAGTCGCTCAAGCGCGGCGAGTATTTCTGGGTCGACATCGCGCGGGACGGGATCGTCCTCTACGAGCTGCCCTGCCATCCGCTGGCGACGCCGATGCCGCTCACCCAAGCCGACGCCTACCAGATGGCGAAGACGTACTTCGAGGAGTGGCTGAAGAAGATCGACAGCTCTCTCAAGGGCGCGCAGTTCTACATCGGAGAGCAGGAATGGAAGGACGCAGCCTTCACCCTGCATCAGGCAACTGAGCGCGCTTACGTCTGCTTCCTACTGGTGCGGACCCTCTATTTCCCACGCTCGCACAATATCAAGTTCCTACGCTCGCTCGCTGAGGGCAACGAGCCCCGGCTGATCGAGGCTTGGCCCCGCGATACCCGCATCGATCGTCGGCGCTTCCAGTTGCTCAAGCGCGGCTATGTCGAAGCCCGCTATTCCAGCGCCTATGAGATTACGATCGAGGAGCTGAACGCGATTCTGGCGTGCGTGCGAGCGCTGCGCGACATCATCGAGCGGGTCTCGCGTGAGAGGTTGGAGCAGCTGCGCGCCACGGCTGGGTCGTAGAACTCCATCAAGATCAATGCCCTGACTTGAAACGGCGCCGTGCACCACCGACATCCCTCCTATCGTTCAACAACGGAAAGGAGGTGGTCAGATGTCTCATTGTCGCACGCCGCGCGCGGCAGAATCTCTGAGCATGACCTCCACCGCGGGGGTCCGGCTCGGCTGAGCTGTCCGCGTTCGGATGACAATGGAAAGGCCGTCCCGAGAGGGGCGGCCTTTCGCGTTTGATCAGTCGAATGCTTCCGGCCATATGTCGAATGACTGCATCGTCATCTCAGCCCTAGCTGGCCGCACAGCGCCGCTGGGCACCATGTAATTTCGAGCGCCGTTGGAAGAGTCATTGCCCGTCGGGATTTCCCCCGGCGGGAGCCTCTTCGTGACCCCCACCAAGCTGCTGATCGGACAAATCCTTATCGTCTTCGGACTTGTGATCGCGGGCCTGTGGGCGGCGACGCAATGGGCGGCGGCGATGCTGGCCTATCAGCCCGAGCTGGGCCGGCCCTGGCTGATCGTCGGTGATGTCCCGGTCTACCGGCCCTGGGCGCTGTTTTCGTGGTGGTATCATTACGACGCCTATGCGCCGCACGTCTTCGACAAGGCGGGCATGCTCGCTGGCGCCTCCGGCTTCCTCGGCTGTGGCGCGGCGATAGCCGGGTCGCTGTGGCGCGCCCGCCAGCGCAGCAACGTCACCACTTATGGCTCCGCGCGCTGGGCAAAGCCCGGCGAGATCGAGCGCGCGGGGCTGTACCGCGACCGCGGCGTGCTGCTCGGTCGGCTCGGCGGCCAGTATCTGCGTCACGACGGCCCCGAGCACGTCATGGCGTTCGCGCCGACCCGGTCTGGCAAAGGCGTCGGCCTGGTCGTGCCGACTCTGCTGTCCTGGACCGGCTCGACGGTGGTCCACGACATCAAGGGCGAGAATTGGACGCTGACCGCCGGCTGGCGGTCGCGCTTCTCGCATTGTCTGCTGTTCAACCCCACCGACCCGCGCTCGGCGCGCTACAATCCGCTGCTCGAGGTCCGCCGCGGCGCCGACGAAGTGCGCGACGTCCAGAACATCGCCGACATCCTGGTCGATCCTGAGGGGGCGCTCGAGCGGCGAAACCACTGGGAAAAAACGAGCCATGCGCTGCTGGTCGGGGCGATCCTCCATATCCTCTATGCCGAGGAGGAGAAGACGCTCGCCCGCGTCGCGACTTTCCTGTCCGATCCGCAGCGCAGCTTCGTCGCGACGCTTCGGCGGATGATGTCGACCAACCATCTCGGCACTCCTGAGACGCCGCGCGTCCATCCGGTCATCGCCTCGGCCGCGCGCGAACTGCTCAACAAGAGCGAGAATGAGCGCTCGGGCGTGTTGTCGACCGCGATGTCGTTCCTCGGCATCTACCGTGACCCGACCGTTGCCGAGGTCACTTCACGCTGCGACTGGCGAATCGCCGACCTGATCGATGGCGAGCGGCCGGTCTCGCTGTACCTGGTCATTCCGCCCTCGGACATCAGCCGCACCAAGCCACTCGTCCGCCTCGTGCTCAACCAGATCGGCCGCCGTCTGACCGAGCGGCTCGAGCAGCGGGACGCTACGACGCGCCGGCACCAGCTGCTGATGATGCTCGACGAGTTCCCGGCGCTGGGCCGGCTCGACTTCTTCGAGACGAGTCTCGCCTTCATGGCCGGCTACGGCATCCGCGCCTTCCTGATCGCCCAGAGCCTCAACCAGATCGAAAAGGCCTATGGCGAGCACAATTCGATCCTCGACAATTGCCATGTCCGCGTCGCCTTCGCGACCAACGACGAGCGCACCGCCAAGCGTATTTCCGACGCGCTCGGTACCGCCACCGAGCAGCGCGCGATGCGCAATTATGCCGGCCATCGGCTCGCACCCTGGCTCGCGCATGTCATGGTCAGCCGCCAGGAAACCGCCCGTGCCCTGCTGACGCCCGGCGAGGTCATGCAGCTGCCGGCGACCGATGAGCTGGTGTTGCTCTCCGGGCTCGCGCCGGTCCGCGCGACCAAACTGCGCTATTTCGAGGACCGTAATTTCAGCGGTCGGGTGCAGCCGGCACCGGTTCTCGCCGATGGTGTCTATGGCGACCGCCCCCGCCAGCGATCGAACGACTGGGGCCGGTTCGCGCGGTTCCCCGACGCGCGGCTCGAGCTCGCCGCGGATCTGACCGATGCCGGAGATGATGGCGGCATGCAGCAACAGCGGCATCCCGGCCTCGCCCAGGAGGGCACGGCCCATTCTGTCGAGGCGGACCAGGCCGTGCAGGTCGCGCCGGACGACGACGACAATGTTGCCGCGGACAAGCGCGCGATGGAGCAGGCGCAGGGGCTGACCCCGGCGGCGCGCGCCTATGGCATCAACGAGGGCGCGCATCGCGACCTCATTCCGGGGCTCTGACGATGAAGGTCCGCCAGAACCTCTATATTGATCGCGAGCTCAGCGAAGCGCTCGAAGCACTCGCCGCCAGTCCCGGCGCGAACAAGTCTCGGCTGGTCAACGACGCATTGGCGAGCTGGCTCGCGCGGCACGGTTCAAAGGAGGTCGATGACCTGCTCAAGGTCCGGCTCGACCGCATGTCGCGCGAGATCGGTTTGGTCCGCCGCGACATCGACGTGGTGCTTGAGAGCCTTGCGCTGTTCGTGCGCTACCAGCTGCTGGTCACGGCGCCCTTGCCCGAGGCCGACAGCGCGGCGCTCGCGATCGGGCTCGAGCGGTTCGAGAAATTTGTCGGCCAGGTCGGACGCCAACTTGCCAGCGGCAGGCGCACCCTCGGCCCCACCGAGCCATTGGAGAAGGGGTCGTGAGCGGCGCGGCCGATACCGTGTCGGAAGGCCGGCGCCGCGCGATGCTGCGCACTGCGATGGGGCCAGCTATCGCCGCAGCCCTCGCCGACCCGCTCGTACTCGAGGTGATGATAAACCCGGATGGCGCGCTGCGGCTCGATCGGCTGGGCGAAGGGCGGACCGATACCGGCATCCGCTTCGAGCCGGCCCAGGTCGAGCGCATTATTCGGCTCGTCGCCAGCCACGCCCGTATTGAGGTGCATGCTGCGTCGCC
This genomic interval carries:
- a CDS encoding conjugal transfer protein TraG, coding for MTPTKLLIGQILIVFGLVIAGLWAATQWAAAMLAYQPELGRPWLIVGDVPVYRPWALFSWWYHYDAYAPHVFDKAGMLAGASGFLGCGAAIAGSLWRARQRSNVTTYGSARWAKPGEIERAGLYRDRGVLLGRLGGQYLRHDGPEHVMAFAPTRSGKGVGLVVPTLLSWTGSTVVHDIKGENWTLTAGWRSRFSHCLLFNPTDPRSARYNPLLEVRRGADEVRDVQNIADILVDPEGALERRNHWEKTSHALLVGAILHILYAEEEKTLARVATFLSDPQRSFVATLRRMMSTNHLGTPETPRVHPVIASAARELLNKSENERSGVLSTAMSFLGIYRDPTVAEVTSRCDWRIADLIDGERPVSLYLVIPPSDISRTKPLVRLVLNQIGRRLTERLEQRDATTRRHQLLMMLDEFPALGRLDFFETSLAFMAGYGIRAFLIAQSLNQIEKAYGEHNSILDNCHVRVAFATNDERTAKRISDALGTATEQRAMRNYAGHRLAPWLAHVMVSRQETARALLTPGEVMQLPATDELVLLSGLAPVRATKLRYFEDRNFSGRVQPAPVLADGVYGDRPRQRSNDWGRFARFPDARLELAADLTDAGDDGGMQQQRHPGLAQEGTAHSVEADQAVQVAPDDDDNVAADKRAMEQAQGLTPAARAYGINEGAHRDLIPGL
- a CDS encoding HEPN domain-containing protein, with the translated sequence MKNDVDHLPEVQRGELERVQGVLMEEFEEAIGRATTPSRKNGKILKIILFGSYARSDWVDEPENGYQSDFDLLVIVNHDDLTDIAHYWYIAEDRILRDAAIARPVNIIVHSLDEVNQSLKRGEYFWVDIARDGIVLYELPCHPLATPMPLTQADAYQMAKTYFEEWLKKIDSSLKGAQFYIGEQEWKDAAFTLHQATERAYVCFLLVRTLYFPRSHNIKFLRSLAEGNEPRLIEAWPRDTRIDRRRFQLLKRGYVEARYSSAYEITIEELNAILACVRALRDIIERVSRERLEQLRATAGS
- a CDS encoding CopG family transcriptional regulator, which gives rise to MKVRQNLYIDRELSEALEALAASPGANKSRLVNDALASWLARHGSKEVDDLLKVRLDRMSREIGLVRRDIDVVLESLALFVRYQLLVTAPLPEADSAALAIGLERFEKFVGQVGRQLASGRRTLGPTEPLEKGS